The DNA sequence GAAATAATTAATAGTTAGGGATAAGATTGCCCCAAATTAACAATTCTAAGGGCGATATTACAATAGTTTACTCAAGATAAATATATTATGGAGCAACGGAAAAATTATATCGTCATACTTGTGACAACAGGTAATGAAACCGAAGCGAAGAAAATTGCCCGTATATTAGTGGAAGAAAAGTTAGCAGGATGTGTTAATTTTTATCCTGTGACTTCTGTTTATCGTTGGCAAAATGAAATTTGTGAAGATGCTGAATGGCAATTAGTAATCAAAACTGATGAGCAACTTTTTTCAACTTTGTCAGCCAGAATTCAAGATTTACATTCCTATGATGTGCCAGAAATTATTGCTTTACCGATAGTTAATTCTTCTATGGCATATATTCAATGGTTACAAGATAGTTTGCAAAAAGTTTAAGGTGATTATCATTCAAAATTATGGGATATATTATCAGTACAGTAAATATGAAAGGTGGGGTTGGTAAAACCACTCTCACCGTCAACTTAGCCACTTGTTTAGCACAAGGTTTTGGTAAGAAGGTATTAGTATTAGATTTAGATGCTCAAATTAGTGCCACACTCAGCTTATTACCTCCCCATGAGTTTGGTAAATTACGTAAAAAACGTAAAACTCTTAGTTATTTGATTGATTTAGTTGTACAACCGAATCCTTACGCTAAGTTGAGTATTCATGATATTATCACTCCTTCTATATGCGATTTACCCCAATTAAGTTTGTTGCCAGGAGATATTGAATTATATGATGAGTATTTAGTCTCGGAAATGTTGCATCAACAGGCAGTAAAAGAAAATAAACGTAATGATTTTGAGTGGGTATGGAATAATTTTGAACGTAACCTAATCCATAATATTCTTCAACCGGTCATAGATGACTATGATTTTATCATCATGGACTGCGCACCGGGGTATAATTTATTAACAAGAAGTGCGATCGCAGCTAGTGACTTTTATATTTTACCAGCAAGACCAGAACCATTATCATTAGTAGGGATACAACTATTAGAAAGAAGAATTAAAAGATTAAAAGAAAATCATCAAGAAGATAATCCCCTCAAATTACAACTATTAGGTGTTGTCTTTATCTTATCCGAATCAGGTTTATTTGGACGTTATGATAAATACTATGACCAAGTAAAAAGAAGAGTTAAACAAGACTTTACCATAGACAAAATCTTTGCATCGGATATTCCTATGGATGTCAACGTTGCGAAAGCTGTTGATTTATTTATTCCTGTTACTCTAGCTTCTCCCAATTGTAACGGTTCAAAGGCTTTTTATAAATTAACTCAGGAATTTTTGGGTAAAATCGAAGCAATTAATAACTAAAAGTTACGCAACATTATAAAATCAATTGTTAACTTGATGGTATCAGATTTCAAGTGTTAGGGTATTGGGCTATTGAGGGGAAGTTAATTAAACACTTTTGCCCTTTACCCCTTGCCCATTCATTGCCTTAACCCTTCTTCAGACTCTGACAAAATCTAATTAACTCAAACAACCTCTTTCTCGTTATGGTTAATTTTCGCCCCACGATATTGAGTTACACCCTTATTTTTGAAGCTAAATAACTTATCTAAAGTAGAATTTCGGCTATAATTAGAGCCTCTATAAATCATTGATTGAACAGTTTTTTCCTCCCCATTCTCAGAGGAGTTAAGCTCTACCTTTTCAATTCTATTTTTTTCCTTTTCTTCTGTAAAATTAACTGTAGGCTCAGTAAATTTATTAATCGATTTTTGGGTTAACATCATCCCCGCCACTAAAATAGCTAAGAGAATGGGGGTGGGCGCATTTATCAATCCCACTACACTAACAATTAAGGCAGTGAAAGCGGAAATGACAGCTAAAAAACAAATAATTAACTCCATAATAACAACCTCTAGTATGCTTGAACACTCAAATTAACTTCTCTGATCTCAAACGAACTTTCTTGTATCTATTACTACATTCTTTCTCCTTAAATTCATCATAGTAGAAAGACATATTTTGAGATTAAATATTTTTGATAAAAATTGCAAATATATAATATTTTAACAATTACAAGAGTTTTTACTTTAAGATAACTAATTTTTTAGTTATAAAATAGATTTTTATCTATTTAACTGTTTTTGTCATGAGTATTTGTACTCATATTTTCTTAAAAAACTTAAATTGTCAGATAAATTTACTCATAAAACGGAATAGATGTCAGAAATAAGAAAAACAATACTATTTATTCATCCTAATTTTCCCGCTCAATTTCGTCACTTGGGGCAACTTTTAGGCAAAAATCCTCTCTATGATGTTTTCTTTCTCACCAAGAAAAAGGAGGGGGCAATAGAAGGAGTCACAAAAATTATTTATCAACCTTCTAGGGAGGCAAAGCCAGAAACTCATCATTATGTGCGCCCCATTGAAAATGCTGTTTTACAAGGTCAAGCTGTTTATCGTGCTTTAATTAATTTAAAACAAAAAGGGTTTTACCCTGATATTATATATGGGCATTCTGGTTGGGGCTCAACTTTATTTGTGAAGGATATTTTTCCCCGTGCCTTATTTTTGGCTTATTTTGAATGGTTTTACCACGCCATTGGCACAGATGCTGATTTTGACCCCAATGAACCTTTAACTGCTGATGATCAAGCTAGAATTAGGGTAAAGAATACTCCTATTCTAATTGATTTATATAGCTGCGATCGAGGCTTATCTCCCACTCAATGGCAAAAACAACAATTTCCAACGGAATATCACGACAAAATAACCGTTTTACATGACGGTGTTGACACAGACTATTTTCAACCTAATGCCGACAATAAGTTAGTGATTCCTAGCCTTAACTTAGACTTGAGCAATAAAACGGAAATAGTGACTTATGTAGCCAGAGGAATGGAGCCTTATCGAGGATTTCCCCAATTAATAGAAACTATTTATATTTTACAAAAACGTCGTCCTCAGACTCATTTTGTTATTGTTGGGCAAAATAGGGTAGCCTACGGAAAACAACTACCAGAGGGGCAAAACTATCGAGATTTGATGTTAACAAAATTCCCTCTTGACTTAACCAAAGTCTCCTTTACTGGTTTACTTCCCTACAGTGAATATCTGAAGGTTTTACAAGCCTCCTCTGCCCATATTTATTTAACTCGTCCTTTTGTATTATCATGGTCAATGTTAGAGGCAATGGCAACCGGTTGCGTGGTAGTTGCTTCTGATACTCAACCTGTTAAAGAAATAATTGTAGATAATTATAATGGTTTATTAGTACCTTTTTTTGAACCTGACAAAATCGCCGATAAAGTGGAATATGCTTTATCTCATCAGGATTTAATGGCCAAAATTAGAGAGAAAGCTAGACAAACTATTGTTGAAAATTACAAACTGTCTGATTTAATTCAAAAACATATTCTCTGGATTGAAACAGGAAAATTAAGCCCATCAACTACTAAAAAGAAAAAAACAAGAGGTTTTTAATGAATTAGGAATTAATCATCAAAAATTGGTAATTATTTTATCCCTAACACTAAACTTTTAATTAATTAACTTGTTGTCAAATAATGATTTGAATTATTGTATTATGATCAAAAATGCTCAATATTGGATCGAAAAACTAGACCTTCAAAAACACCCAGAAGGAGGATACTATCGAGAAAATTACCGTTGTTTAGACATGGTTAATAATGATAACTTTTTAGCTAAATATAACGGTGCAAGAAATGCTAGTACCGCAATTTATTATCTTCTCCTTAATGACGAGTTTTCCGCTTTGCATCTTCTCAAGAGTGATGAGATTTTTCACTTTTATTCTGGCTCAAGTTTGGATGTTCATATTATTAACTCACAAGGAGATTATCAACTAATAAAACTGGGAAATAACCCCGAAGAAAATGAAGTTTTGCAATTAGTAATTCCTCAAAATAGTTGGTTTGCGGCGGCGGTGAGTCAACCTAATTCATATAGTTTAATTGGTTGTACTGTTGCTCCGGGTTTTGATTTTAATGATTTTACCCTTGGTAAAAAAGAAGACTTGCTAAAAATTTTTCCTCAACATCAAACAATTATTGAAAAGTTTACCTATGAATAACCTCAATTCGGCTTAAGAATATCGGATAAGATTAGGTGTGAGGTTTCAGCTTTCAGGTTGCAGGTATTAAGGGAGTGGGGGCTTATGGGGTTGGGGTGTTAGGGAGAAGTTAATTAAATACTTTTGCCTCTTGCCTTTAATTTATCATAACCATTGTAGAAGAACCAAAATAAATTATTAATTGTAAGTTTGAATTTATGTTTATTTAAAAGCTATAAGCTATCTTTTATTAATTTTTTAATAGTTGATTATTATTTTTATTAGTTATCTTTTTGAATAGTTCAAACTTAGTTGATATATCAATTTATTGACAGAAAAAACCAATTAATTTTATAATATAATTTATATAAAATATTTCAATAAAATAAGATTGTTAATTTTTCGATCAGAGAAATATAAAAATTATGGATGGCAATTATCAAGATTATATAAACAGAGTTGTGCAAATGACTCTCCCTAGCAACTACAAACAACAAGTTAAAAATATTCAATCATCGCCCAAGTTTGTGGAAGGTAAAGCCGTAGATTTTCCTGGTTTTAGCGTCATTACCCCTCCTGAGAAGGAAGAAGCTAATAACAAGAAATTTTATAGTTATTTACAAGAAATTCAAACTCAAATTACTCAGGAATTACCAGAGAATTTATTTTTACCAGTACCGCCACCAAGTTTTCATTTAACCATAGCAGATTTAATTTGGGATACTAGCTATACTAATGCAGTGAAAGAAAATCCAAATTTTGATCATTTACTAATATCAGAAATTGATAAAATTTTTCACGAATATGCCCAATTAAATCCCGAAATTAATACCTTAGAATTAGAAGTCTTAGGCTTATCTATATTTCCTCGTGCGATCGCAGTTTGTTTAGCACCAACAGAAGATAGTTATAATCCTATCATTAAACTAAGACAATTGATTTATCAAAACGAGCAAATTATTAAATTAGGAATTGAGCAACAATATGATTTTGTAGGACATATTACCCTCGGCTATTTTGACAAAGTAGAGGACAATATTGACCGAGAGCAAGTAGAATTAGTAATCACAAAAACAAATGATCAATTAGTATCAAAAAGCCTTCCTGCTTTTAAATTAAGCCAGTGGGAATTAAGAAAATTTACTGATATGACTAATTTTATTAGAGAACAAAATTGGGCTAGTATAAAAGTAAGTAACTAAGATTATTTTGACTGAATTAAGTAATCCTATTATCGAAAAAAGTTTTGCTATTATTGATAACATAATTGGCAATCATGACTTGTCTGCAAAGGAGTATAATATTGTCCGCCGCATTATTCATACTACAGCAGATTTTGACTACCTAAATTTATTTTACTGTAGTAACAACGCCATTAATACAGCCATACTCGCCTTACAAAATAAAACTCCCATTGTCACTGATGTGAGTATGGTAAAAGAAGGTATTAAGAATATGGTAAGGAAAACTCACCAAAATCAAATTATTGTAGCAGTAAAACAGGCTAAAACGCCCGAATCTGGTCAAACTCTCACAGAAACGGGTTTATTAAAATGTTGCCTTGATTACCCTAGTGCTGTTTATGTAATCGGAAATGCTCCAACTGCTTTAATAGCTTTATGTAAACAGATTGAGGAACAAAAAATTCAACCTGCTTTAGTTATTGGTGTGCCTGTGGGATTTGTAAATGTGTTGGAATCAAAAGAATATCTATCTCAATTAAGTATTCCTCAAATGCAAATCAAAGGTAATAAAGGAGGCTCTACGGTGGCCGCCGCCATCATTAACGCCTTACTGGTTATGAGTTATAAGGATTCAGGAATATTTGATAGGTAAAAGATGCGTATTTATGGTAACAGAGAAATTAAAACCTTGTCAGGAAGGGATACTCGCCCTACCACCGCAAAAGTGAGAGAAGCATTATTTAATATTTGGTGCGATCGCATCTTAGATGCAACTTGGCTGGATTTGTGTGCAGGAAATGGTACAATGGGGGCGGAAGCCCTATGTCGAGGAGTAAAAGAAGTTGTAGGAATCGAAAAATCTTCTTCTGCTTGTCAAATTATCCGAGAAAACTGGCGAAAAGTAGCTACTAATGACCAAAATTTTAGAGTTTTAAGAGGCGATGTTTTAAATAGACTAAAAAATTTACAGGGGAAAAAATTTGATTGTATTTACTTCGATCCTCCTTATGAATTAGACATATATAATAGTGTTTTAGACCTAATCTTAGAATACGAATTACTAGCAGAAAATGGACAAATAGCAGTAGAATATGACCCTAAAAAATCAGTTGTTAAGCAAAAACAAAACCTTGATTTATTACAAACAAAAATATATGGAAACACCGCTCTTAATTTTTATTCAAATCTGCTACCAGATGCTTGATACCTACCCTTATTCAATATTTTTAAGGTCAATTTAAGATTAATTAGATAAACCTTGTTGAGAATATTTCAAATGAATAATAGATAAATCATCCGAAAAATGAGATGAGTTGTGATAAGTTTTTAAAAAATTTAAAATGGGATTTAACTCATTATTAAATTGACACAACAATTCAACAAAATTGTCTAACCCTAATATATCTCTTTGCTCATTTTTTACTTCATAAATACCATCACTAAACAAGTACAAATTTGCCAAAGAACCAACATTAATTGAAGCATTTTGATAAGTAATATTAGGAAACATTCCGATGGGTAAACCAAGAGTTTTCAGACAAATTGGGTTCATTTTTTTTTGATTATTTTCTACTAACAAAACGCAAGGAGGATGACCTGCACTACAATAAGTTAGATTACCTGTTTTAACATTTAAAACACCATACCAAATAGTAAAATATTTATCATTTTTTTCCGTCATTTGAAAGTTATTATTGAGGTGATATAAAACTTCACAGGGAGAATAATAATTTAATATTCCTAAGCGACGAGAACGAAGTAAATTTAAAATAGAAATAGAAGGCAATGCCGCTTTTAATCCATGTCCAGAAATATCTAATAAATAAAAAACTAAATGTTGCTCATCTAAAAAAAAGTAATCAAAAATATCTCCTCCCAAATGCAAAGAAGGAATAAATATATAATTAATTAGGGTATTTTTAGTATCTAAAAAATCTGGTAATAAAGAAGAAACATATTCGGCGGCTTCATTCAATTCTGTTTCTAAAAGTTGTTTTTGAATTTCTAAATCTTTACTTAATTGATGTAATCTTAAACCAGCCCTTACCCTCGCTTTTAACTCTTGCAAATCAATAGGCTTACAAATAAAATCATCAGCTCCTACATCTAATCCTTGAACTCTATCTTCCACAGAAACACGAGAAGTCATCAAGACAAAAAATGTAGTATTTAATAGGGGATTTTTTTTGACAAATTGACATACTTCTAAACCTGATAATTTAGGCATTAGCCAATCACAAATAATTAAAGCTGGTTTAATTTTTTCTGCTAACTCAACTCCTTGTTGTCCATCTCCGGCTATTTGAACACTGTAACCACTAGAAGAAAAAGCTCTTTTTAACAAAATTTGTATCGTTGGATCATCATCAATAACTAAAATTTGAGGCATTTTTTCTAGGGAAAGATAAACATATTTTTACTGTAAATTTAAGAAAAATTAGACCATAAATTTAAACAGAAAAAGCCCGACTAATTCTTAAAGTTAACGAATTATAGCATGATTATTTAAAATCACCTCAGTTCGATATAAGAATATCTGGTTAAGACAGGGAATGAGTAATAGGTAAGAGGCAAGAGTGTTTAATTAATTTCCCTCTAATCCCCTAATACCCCAATATCCTAAGCCCCTACCTCCCCAATCTCCGAACTCTGAACTCCGAACTCCAATTATTGCTCTTTTAAAATCTACTCACTGAAGCGAGGAGTCATACAATAAGGGCAATCTAACCATTCCTGTTGTAATTCTGCTCCACAGCCACTACAGGTTAAAGATGATTTTCGTTTAGCTTTTAATTCCGCTTCCAAACCAGAATCAGTAAATGTTACCCTTTCAACTTCTTCTAGGGTAGTATGACCTTGACGAACTAAATTTAAACTATAGGCTAAAATCGTTACCATTCCTTCTTCAACAGCCTTTTCTTTAATCATATCAGTGGTTGCCCCTCGGTTAATTAGTTTTTGTAACTCTTCACTCATCACCATAAACTCATAAACACCCACACGCCCTTTATAGCCACCACCACCACATTTTTGGCACACCGTGCCATTAGCTTGGGCTTGTTGTAGGACTTCTCCTGACAAGGTATTGGCTTTATAAAAAGTCACAGATTCTTCCCCAGATACAGACAAACCAAAACGGGCTAATTCTTCTTTACTAGGTGTATAGGCAACTTTACACTCACTACAAACTCTTCGCATTAATCTTTGTGCTAAAACTCCTAACAATGCACCAGAAATCATAAAGGGTTCAACCCCCATTTCATCCAAACGTGCGATCGCACCTGCGGCATCATTAGTATGTAGAGTGGTTAAAACCAAGTGTCCAGTCAAAGCGGCTTCGATCGCAGTTTTTGCCGTTTCAGCGTCCCGTGTTTCCCCCACCAGAATAATATCAGGGTCTTGTCTGAGGAAAGCCCGAAGAATCGAAGCAAAATCCATACCTTTTTCTCGGATTACCTGCACCTGAGTGATTCCTTCCAAAGCATATTCAATGGGGTCTTCTGCAGTGCTGATGTTTACCCCCGGATCATTTCTTTCCGCCAAAACAGAATAGAGAGTTGTGGATTTACCCGAACCCGTAGGACCTGTAACCAGAATTAAACCAAAAGGACGACTAGCAATATCTCTAACTTTTGCCAATGTTTCCTCATCAGAGATTAAAAAGTCTAAACCTAATTGAGTAGCCGAATTATCTAAAATCCTTAAACAGACCTTTTCACCATAACGACTGGGCAAACAGTTGACCCGAAAATCCACATTTCTTCCCTGAAACACCCGACGAATCTTGCCATCTTGAGGTAAACGCCGTTCCGCAATATCCAACTCAGCCATAATTTTGAAACGAGCTACCACCGCAGTTGTAATATGTTTAGGCAGAGTAAAATATTCCCTTAAAACCCCGTCTTTGCGTAAACGCACCCTCATTCTGGTTTCTTGGGGTTCAACATGAATATCTGATGCTCCCTCTTGTAAAGCCTTGATGAGAATTTTATTAACTAACTTGATAATAGGAGCTTGATTAGCATCATTAGAAGTCAAATCACCATCTGGATTTTCGTCTTCAGCTTCATCTAAATCCTGATCCAAGTCATCGACAATATCGCTAACATCCCCTAACTGATCTAATTTTTGCCTTTCTTTTAACTCCTCTTCCCTTTTTTGTCTTTGCTTATCTTCTTCATAAAACTTATTAATTAACTTATCAAAATCTTCTTCGGTAATAACAATTCTTTGTAAGCCAAGACCTTTTGCTCGTAATATTTTTTTGACATCATCTAACGCCTGTAAATCATCAGGATTAACCATAGCAATCACAATTACAGGCGGTTCACCTTCAAGGCGACGCAAGGGTAAAAGTTTATGACGACGACAAACCTGAACTCCCATAATAGACTCGATTAAATCGGTCATTTGATCCGCCGCTATTTCTTCCGACTCTGGGTCAACACAATCAACCCCATAAAGGATTTTTAACTCAAAAAGTTGATGTTGTTTGTACTGTCGTACTAACTCAGGAGACAAAGCCTTATGGGTAATTTGTTCTAGGACTTTAACCAAAGGTTGTTTAGTATTTCTCACTTGTACCAACGCCCTTTTTAAATCTTCCTTATCAATGTAACCTGCTTGAATTAGCTTATTTCCGAAGGGATTGAAATAATCTGGACTTACTAAGGCTGTTTTGAGTTTTTCTTTAGAAGCAGAAGAAATAGGAGTTTGAGTCATGGTGATCAGGAGAATATTAAGTTATAGCTCTAAATTGTTAGCAATAATATCAATATTGTAAATGAAGTTTTTGTCTTCAGTGGATAAGATCAACGATTTTTAGCAAAAAATATAAAGATATTGAAACAAACTATACGGAATTGAACTAAGAACCACTTATACTATTCTATAACTTAATAAAGATTAAAAGAAATATGGAGCTAAGCGGATTCGAACCGCTGACTTTCACAATGCCATTGTGACACTCTACCAACTGAGTTATAGCCCCGTAATGGTTTTAATTACCCCTAACAGTATAATTAATATTCCAGAAAAAATCAACTTCTCTTAATAACTGATAAGGTAACAATCGAATTAATGATTAATTTCAAAATGTCAGGTATCGGCTCTTAGCTATGAGGTTTTTTCCTATGATTATGAAAATCGGCTTATCATAGAAATAAACATATAACTTCAGTTAGTACAAAAATGGAGAAAAGAGAACCCAGTGCCATTGACCAATTAATGTTAGAGTTAATCAATGTAGCAAGGGCAAATCCTCAACAAGAAGCCGATCGCCTTTTAAATGGACAGTTGAATGAGGGAGTGTCTCCGAATAGTCTAATTACTCTAACTCCTAAGCAACCCTTAGCGTTCAATTATTATCTTATCGACTCGGCTTATAATCATAGTAGTTGGATGTTAGCTAAT is a window from the Cyanobacterium sp. Dongsha4 genome containing:
- a CDS encoding GspE/PulE family protein, with product MTQTPISSASKEKLKTALVSPDYFNPFGNKLIQAGYIDKEDLKRALVQVRNTKQPLVKVLEQITHKALSPELVRQYKQHQLFELKILYGVDCVDPESEEIAADQMTDLIESIMGVQVCRRHKLLPLRRLEGEPPVIVIAMVNPDDLQALDDVKKILRAKGLGLQRIVITEEDFDKLINKFYEEDKQRQKREEELKERQKLDQLGDVSDIVDDLDQDLDEAEDENPDGDLTSNDANQAPIIKLVNKILIKALQEGASDIHVEPQETRMRVRLRKDGVLREYFTLPKHITTAVVARFKIMAELDIAERRLPQDGKIRRVFQGRNVDFRVNCLPSRYGEKVCLRILDNSATQLGLDFLISDEETLAKVRDIASRPFGLILVTGPTGSGKSTTLYSVLAERNDPGVNISTAEDPIEYALEGITQVQVIREKGMDFASILRAFLRQDPDIILVGETRDAETAKTAIEAALTGHLVLTTLHTNDAAGAIARLDEMGVEPFMISGALLGVLAQRLMRRVCSECKVAYTPSKEELARFGLSVSGEESVTFYKANTLSGEVLQQAQANGTVCQKCGGGGYKGRVGVYEFMVMSEELQKLINRGATTDMIKEKAVEEGMVTILAYSLNLVRQGHTTLEEVERVTFTDSGLEAELKAKRKSSLTCSGCGAELQQEWLDCPYCMTPRFSE
- the cutA gene encoding divalent-cation tolerance protein CutA, with amino-acid sequence MEQRKNYIVILVTTGNETEAKKIARILVEEKLAGCVNFYPVTSVYRWQNEICEDAEWQLVIKTDEQLFSTLSARIQDLHSYDVPEIIALPIVNSSMAYIQWLQDSLQKV
- a CDS encoding precorrin-8X methylmutase — its product is MTELSNPIIEKSFAIIDNIIGNHDLSAKEYNIVRRIIHTTADFDYLNLFYCSNNAINTAILALQNKTPIVTDVSMVKEGIKNMVRKTHQNQIIVAVKQAKTPESGQTLTETGLLKCCLDYPSAVYVIGNAPTALIALCKQIEEQKIQPALVIGVPVGFVNVLESKEYLSQLSIPQMQIKGNKGGSTVAAAIINALLVMSYKDSGIFDR
- a CDS encoding glycosyltransferase family 4 protein is translated as MSEIRKTILFIHPNFPAQFRHLGQLLGKNPLYDVFFLTKKKEGAIEGVTKIIYQPSREAKPETHHYVRPIENAVLQGQAVYRALINLKQKGFYPDIIYGHSGWGSTLFVKDIFPRALFLAYFEWFYHAIGTDADFDPNEPLTADDQARIRVKNTPILIDLYSCDRGLSPTQWQKQQFPTEYHDKITVLHDGVDTDYFQPNADNKLVIPSLNLDLSNKTEIVTYVARGMEPYRGFPQLIETIYILQKRRPQTHFVIVGQNRVAYGKQLPEGQNYRDLMLTKFPLDLTKVSFTGLLPYSEYLKVLQASSAHIYLTRPFVLSWSMLEAMATGCVVVASDTQPVKEIIVDNYNGLLVPFFEPDKIADKVEYALSHQDLMAKIREKARQTIVENYKLSDLIQKHILWIETGKLSPSTTKKKKTRGF
- a CDS encoding PP2C family protein-serine/threonine phosphatase, whose protein sequence is MPQILVIDDDPTIQILLKRAFSSSGYSVQIAGDGQQGVELAEKIKPALIICDWLMPKLSGLEVCQFVKKNPLLNTTFFVLMTSRVSVEDRVQGLDVGADDFICKPIDLQELKARVRAGLRLHQLSKDLEIQKQLLETELNEAAEYVSSLLPDFLDTKNTLINYIFIPSLHLGGDIFDYFFLDEQHLVFYLLDISGHGLKAALPSISILNLLRSRRLGILNYYSPCEVLYHLNNNFQMTEKNDKYFTIWYGVLNVKTGNLTYCSAGHPPCVLLVENNQKKMNPICLKTLGLPIGMFPNITYQNASINVGSLANLYLFSDGIYEVKNEQRDILGLDNFVELLCQFNNELNPILNFLKTYHNSSHFSDDLSIIHLKYSQQGLSN
- a CDS encoding ParA family protein, whose product is MGYIISTVNMKGGVGKTTLTVNLATCLAQGFGKKVLVLDLDAQISATLSLLPPHEFGKLRKKRKTLSYLIDLVVQPNPYAKLSIHDIITPSICDLPQLSLLPGDIELYDEYLVSEMLHQQAVKENKRNDFEWVWNNFERNLIHNILQPVIDDYDFIIMDCAPGYNLLTRSAIAASDFYILPARPEPLSLVGIQLLERRIKRLKENHQEDNPLKLQLLGVVFILSESGLFGRYDKYYDQVKRRVKQDFTIDKIFASDIPMDVNVAKAVDLFIPVTLASPNCNGSKAFYKLTQEFLGKIEAINN
- a CDS encoding cupin domain-containing protein, with the protein product MIKNAQYWIEKLDLQKHPEGGYYRENYRCLDMVNNDNFLAKYNGARNASTAIYYLLLNDEFSALHLLKSDEIFHFYSGSSLDVHIINSQGDYQLIKLGNNPEENEVLQLVIPQNSWFAAAVSQPNSYSLIGCTVAPGFDFNDFTLGKKEDLLKIFPQHQTIIEKFTYE
- the rsmD gene encoding 16S rRNA (guanine(966)-N(2))-methyltransferase RsmD, producing the protein MRIYGNREIKTLSGRDTRPTTAKVREALFNIWCDRILDATWLDLCAGNGTMGAEALCRGVKEVVGIEKSSSACQIIRENWRKVATNDQNFRVLRGDVLNRLKNLQGKKFDCIYFDPPYELDIYNSVLDLILEYELLAENGQIAVEYDPKKSVVKQKQNLDLLQTKIYGNTALNFYSNLLPDA
- a CDS encoding DUF1868 domain-containing protein; the encoded protein is MDGNYQDYINRVVQMTLPSNYKQQVKNIQSSPKFVEGKAVDFPGFSVITPPEKEEANNKKFYSYLQEIQTQITQELPENLFLPVPPPSFHLTIADLIWDTSYTNAVKENPNFDHLLISEIDKIFHEYAQLNPEINTLELEVLGLSIFPRAIAVCLAPTEDSYNPIIKLRQLIYQNEQIIKLGIEQQYDFVGHITLGYFDKVEDNIDREQVELVITKTNDQLVSKSLPAFKLSQWELRKFTDMTNFIREQNWASIKVSN